Proteins encoded together in one Musa acuminata AAA Group cultivar baxijiao chromosome BXJ3-6, Cavendish_Baxijiao_AAA, whole genome shotgun sequence window:
- the LOC103989152 gene encoding uncharacterized protein LOC103989152, translated as MYAEAELELPSFSHGFLQEVAVGSYHGHYSHLPLPDDGFISGFHVGAAGGGLSMGNMVQTCAVSEYDMGGEGDLFKAPEPILEVPSLELDPVTAAIISVGGDVMTETIKVADIESIQTDHLNDIFYECKKDLLEESEIEDSISELLDVKIPAVQMDEVPLSEKLSYAEGSMQKSVSSGCLSSVEWIPGGTRRPDFLDFQGLDFEAAILGLRRAYSEGDIQNLGKNNTSIGNTTAVCSSFEQLLTISDVKTERQQKLSRYREKKSKRNFGRKIKYACRKALADSQPRVRGRFAKTE; from the exons ATGTACGCCGAGGCAGAGCTTGAGCTGCCATCCTTCTCGCACGGATTCTTGCAGGAAGTGGCGGTCGGCAGCTATCATGGCCACTACTCCCACCTCCCGCTCCCCGACGACGGCTTCATCTCCGGCTTCCACGTCGGGGCAGCGGGCGGCGGGCTCAGCATG gGAAACATGGTACAAACTTGTGCTGTATCAGAATATGATATGGGAGGAGAAGGAGATCTTTTCAAAGCTCCAGAACCAATTCTAGAAGTGCCATCTCTTGAACTTGATCCTGTGACAGCTGCCATTATATCTGTTGGAGGTGATGTCATGACAGAAACAATAAAGGTTGCAGATATAGAGTCAATCCAAACTGATCATCTCAATGACATATTTTATGAGTGCAAGAAAGACCTTCTAGAGGAGTCAGAGATTGAAGATTCAATTTCTGAACTCTTAGATGTCAAGATTCCTGCAGTGCAAATGGACGAAGTTCCACTTTCTGAGAAGCTTAGCTATGCAGAAGGATCAATGCAGAAAAGTGTTAGCTCTGGGTGTTTAAGTTCAGTGGAATGGATCCCTGGGGGTACTAGGAGACCAGACTTCCTTGATTTCCAAGGATTGGATTTTGAAGCTGCAATTTTAGGTTTGAGGAGAGCGTATAGCGAGGGAGATATTCAG AATCTTGGCAAGAATAACACAAGCATTGGGAATACAACCGCTGTTTGCTCTTCCTTTGAACAGCTCCTAACCATCAGTGATGTTAAGACTGAACGACAGCAAAAACTTTCCAGGTACAGAGAGAAGAAGAGCAAGAGAAACTTTGGCAGAAAAATCAAA TATGCTTGCAGGAAGGCTCTTGCAGACAGTCAACCCAGAGTTCGTGGAAGGTTTGCGAAGACCGAATAG
- the LOC135639845 gene encoding cytochrome b561 and DOMON domain-containing protein At3g61750-like — MGHDSLVLIIALGLVIGTVGAQSDGCGSELPIALSNNFSGLSCKTVWNNFVLRYSQDQDNVLSIVLSTVYTTGWVGIGFSKDGMMVGSSAVVGWMGKTGQRHIERFYLGGQSSSAVQVDKGELQFSTAAAAAGPSVLVENAKIYLAFRLKFSAPVTQQQLIFAIGSATPVNNVLQIHDDKTSILFDFSSGTSSASSSYPTQLKRTHGALAIFGWGVLLPIGTIVARYCKQWDPLWFYLHTVIQFIGFIIGLAAVVTGKSLYDKLHASVHTHRGLGIFVLVLGILQVLAFFLRPDKDSKYRRYWNWYHQWVGRLALFFAAVNIIVGIRVGGAGSSWKVGYGFNLALLMTVSIILEVLLWTRWSKGNNTPVF; from the exons ATGGGGCACGATTCGCTTGTCCTGATCATTGCTCTGGGGCTTGTAATTGGGACCGTAGGCGCGCAGTCGGATGGCTGCGGTTCGGAACTGCCCATTGCTCTCAGCAACAACTTCTCGGGGCTCTCCTGCAAGACTGTCTGGAATAATTTTGTCCTCAGG TACTCCCAAGACCAAGACAATGTTCTGAGCATTGTATTGTCTACCGTATACACCACTGGCTGGGTAGGCATAGGATTCTCCAAAGATGGAATGATGGTTGGCTCCAGTGCTGTAGTAGGTTGGATGGGCAAAACCGGTCAACGACATATTGAAAGGTTCTATCTTGGTGGTCAGTCTAGCTCAGCTGTCCAGGTTGACAAGGGAGAGTTGCAATtctctactgctgctgctgctgctggaccTTCAGTTCTTGTTGAGAATGCAAAAATCTATCTGGCATTTCGACTGAAGTTTTCTGCTCCGGTCACTCAGCAGCAACTCATATTCGCTATTGGATCTGCAACCCCAGTCAACAATGTCCTGCAAATCCATGATGACAAGACATCTATCCTGTTTGATTTTTCATCAG GTACTTCATCAGCTTCTTCTTCCTATCCTACCCAGCTGAAGAGGACCCATGGAGCACTAGCAATATTTGGGTGGGGTGTTCTGCTACCAATAGGGACAATCGTCGCAAGATACTGCAAGCAATGGGATCCTCTATGGTTCTATCTTCACACAGTCATCCAGTTCATTGGATTTATAATTGGTCTTGCAGCAGTGGTGACTGGAAAATCACTGTATGACAAGCTGCATGCTAGTGTCCACACTCACAGAGGCCTTGGCATTTTTGTACTGGTGCTTGGTATTCTTCAG GTGTTGGCCTTCTTTCTACGACCCGACAAGGATTCCAAGTACAGGAGGTACTGGAACTGGTATCATCAGTGGGTTGGAAGACTCGCTCTGTTCTTCGCAGCAGTCAACATAATTGTCGGGATTCGAGTTGGAGGTGCAGGGAGTTCTTGGAAGGTTGGCTATGGTTTCAATCTTGCCCTCCTGATGACAGTGTCAATCATCTTGGAAGTCTTGCTGTGGACAAGATGGTCGAAGGGAAACAATACTCCGGTCTTCTAA